In Elusimicrobiota bacterium, the genomic window GCTGTGACAAGTCCAAACCCATCGATTCATCTTTGTCCGTAACGCGAAGACCCATAAAAATATCTATGAGCTTAAGTAAAACTACTGTCACAACCAGCGAGTAAATAACCGTAATTCCGACCGCTATTAGCTGAATCTTAAGCTGAGCAAATTTTCCAAAAATAAGGCCGTCCGCTCCGGCAGGATTTACCAATTTAGTTGCAAAAATCCCGGTCGCGATCGCACCCCACATACCGCCAATGCCGTGAACACCAAACGCATCCAAAGAATCATCGTATCCAAATCTTGGTTTTATCAGTGCTACAGCGATGAAACAAACAATGCTTACTCCCGTGCCTATGGCTAAAGCACCAGAAATGTCCACAAAACCAGCTGCGGGAGTAATAGCAACAAGCCCAGCGACAGCACCAGTTGCAATACCAAGAGTTGTAGGTTTTCCGCTCATAAGCCATTCAATAAGCGCCCATACGAGACCGGCCGTTGCCGCACAAGTGTTAGTTACAACAAACGCATTTACCGCAAGACCGTTGGCACCGAGCGCACTTCCAGCATTAAAACCGAACCAACCAAACCATAAAAGTCCAGCCCCGAGAACGGTAAACGGTATATTATGCGGAGGGATGGGTTTATTATCGTATCCTCTACGCCTGCCCAAAACTAATGCGGTTACAATCGCTGCGATTCCGGCATTGATATGTACAACCGTACCTCCGGCAAAATCCAATGCTCCCAATTTCTTAAGCCATCCACCCATACCCCAGACCCAGTGCGCAACGGGATCATACACGAATGTTGCCCACAATACTATAAACACCAGAAATGAAGAAAACTTCATCCTTTCGGCAAACGCACCGATGATAAGAGCAGGAGTGATTACCGCAAACATAGCCTGAAATATCATAAAAAGTTGATGAGGTATCGTGGCGGAATAATCAGCATACGGCTCAAGCCCCACTCCTTTTAAAAAAGCCCACCCTAAACCGCCAGTAAAACCGTCACTGGGATGAAAAGCAAGGCTGTACCCGAAAATAACCCATTGAAGACTCATAACGCACAATACAATCATGCACTGCATTAAAATACCCAGCACATTCTTTTTCCTGACAAGGCCTCCGTAGAAAAACCCGAGCGCCGGAGTCATCACCATTACAAGCGCGGTCGCAACTATTACCCAGGCAGTGTCGCCAGTGTCAATCTTTGCGGGCGCCGGCGCTGGAACGGCAGTTTGCGACTGAACCGCAACCTGTTGAGTTGTGCCGGAAGCCGGCAGACTGCTGTCCTTTGCTTCGGCACAGAGTAAAACCCCGCTTAAAAGCATAAATCCTAACAATCCTAACCTAAATAAGTATTTCATTTTTTCCTCCTGAAGTCCTGCTTTGCAGGACTTCACCCCCATGCCTAGGTTTCGACTTGCCCCTGTGTATTGATTTCGAAGAAATCATCAGGGATAGAAAACTAAACAGGGGGGCTGACTGCGTCAGAAATTTATATCCAACTGCGTTGTAAACTGATTGTTCCTATTGATTATCGGATTAGTGTTGTTATACATTACATAACCAAAAATTATGCTTGTATTTGGCGCAAAAGAATACGATACCCCAGTACTTAAGGAACCGTAAACACTTTTTCCTGAAGCATAATCAATTGCAAACCAAACCTTTTCACTTAAATACCGATCAAAACTAACAATTACTCCTGTATTTGCTTTTTCACCCTTTTCATCAAGGAGTAATTTACCGTTTCCGCTATAATACCCCAGCGAAAACCGCCCGACAGGCTTAAATGTTTTAGCGGTAATGGCATACAAAATGTTCATATCAGAAACATCTTTTTTCCCGCCGAAATTGAAACCACCTACAGCCAACGCAGGGATTTTTTCAGCCTCATGAATACCATATTTCAGGTTAAAAAACAACGGATCCGCTGATGGCTCGGCCACATCAAAACCAATTTCAAGGTTTTTGAACGCCCCGTAGGTTAACCCGACATAAGTCGGTGAAGCATAGGCTTTTGTATCGTTTGATGTTACCGAGTAATAATTGTCTATGCCCAGGTGAAAGGTCCCTTTTGCCTGTATATCCGTAGACGGATTCCAGATTTGCGTGGAAGGCGTCCCAAAAACCGAACTGACTGCACCTACCGTTAAACCTAACAAAACAAACATTAATATTTTCATTTTTTCCCTCCTAAAAAGAAAAAAGCCATCAATCCCTCCCTTAGGACCGAAGA contains:
- a CDS encoding ammonium transporter — protein: MKYLFRLGLLGFMLLSGVLLCAEAKDSSLPASGTTQQVAVQSQTAVPAPAPAKIDTGDTAWVIVATALVMVMTPALGFFYGGLVRKKNVLGILMQCMIVLCVMSLQWVIFGYSLAFHPSDGFTGGLGWAFLKGVGLEPYADYSATIPHQLFMIFQAMFAVITPALIIGAFAERMKFSSFLVFIVLWATFVYDPVAHWVWGMGGWLKKLGALDFAGGTVVHINAGIAAIVTALVLGRRRGYDNKPIPPHNIPFTVLGAGLLWFGWFGFNAGSALGANGLAVNAFVVTNTCAATAGLVWALIEWLMSGKPTTLGIATGAVAGLVAITPAAGFVDISGALAIGTGVSIVCFIAVALIKPRFGYDDSLDAFGVHGIGGMWGAIATGIFATKLVNPAGADGLIFGKFAQLKIQLIAVGITVIYSLVVTVVLLKLIDIFMGLRVTDKDESMGLDLSQHHEGAYTVLE